A DNA window from Mucilaginibacter xinganensis contains the following coding sequences:
- a CDS encoding AAA family ATPase, translating into MEDEIFEQRTDLSKLSTAVEQIKATLSKIIVGQQASIDLIIAGILADGHILIEGVPGVAKTLTAKLIAKSIDAKYSRIQFTPDLMPSDILGTSVFNPKTTEFEFKHGPIFGNIILIDEINRAPAKTQSALFEVMEERQLTIDGKAYQMDEPFIVLATQNPVEHEGTYRLPEAQLDRFLFKIEIQYPSLDEEIAILTQQHQQKTADQLSHISAVISAKDIIELRNKVKGLHVDEKLLVYVARIIHESRNNKSLYLGGSPRASLAIVNAAKALAAIKGRDFVTPDDITLAAIPVLRHRIMLTPDKEMEGVTPDDVIAQIIQKIEVPR; encoded by the coding sequence ATGGAAGACGAAATATTTGAACAAAGAACTGACCTTAGCAAGCTGAGCACCGCCGTTGAGCAAATAAAAGCCACGCTCTCTAAAATAATTGTGGGCCAGCAAGCAAGTATCGACCTTATAATTGCCGGCATTCTTGCTGACGGACATATATTGATTGAAGGTGTACCGGGCGTGGCCAAAACATTAACTGCCAAACTTATTGCAAAATCAATTGATGCCAAATATTCAAGGATTCAGTTTACGCCGGACCTGATGCCTTCAGATATTTTAGGTACATCTGTTTTTAATCCCAAAACTACCGAATTTGAGTTTAAGCACGGTCCTATTTTCGGCAACATCATCCTTATAGATGAAATTAACCGTGCCCCGGCAAAAACACAATCGGCCCTCTTCGAAGTGATGGAGGAACGCCAGCTCACTATTGATGGTAAAGCTTACCAAATGGATGAGCCCTTTATCGTACTGGCCACCCAAAACCCGGTTGAGCATGAAGGTACTTATCGCTTACCGGAAGCGCAGCTTGACCGTTTTCTATTTAAGATAGAGATTCAATACCCGTCACTTGATGAAGAGATTGCTATACTAACACAACAACATCAGCAAAAAACCGCCGATCAGCTGAGTCATATCAGTGCGGTAATATCTGCAAAGGATATTATTGAACTTCGCAACAAGGTTAAAGGATTACATGTTGATGAAAAGCTGCTGGTGTATGTGGCCCGGATAATTCACGAAAGCCGTAATAATAAGTCGTTATACCTTGGCGGTTCGCCGCGGGCGTCACTGGCAATTGTAAATGCAGCCAAAGCTTTAGCAGCTATTAAAGGCCGCGATTTTGTTACGCCTGATGATATTACTTTAGCTGCCATCCCGGTTTTAAGGCACCGGATTATGCTAACGCCTGATAAGGAAATGGAAGGCGTTACGCCCGATGATGTTATTGCACAAATAATCCAGAAGATTGAAGTTCCAAGGTAA
- a CDS encoding VOC family protein, which translates to MEVNECNVQQAVPFFWVKNIDASLNFYIGGLGFELKNKWEPSGRIEWCWLQLGKASIMLQQHLNEGPNAVIFLDNKKGVGISINFTCKDAIKLYHKFQENGVEVSEPMVGNGLWEILVTDPDGYRLFFESETNVPEETKYSDWLNSEASKK; encoded by the coding sequence GTGGAAGTAAATGAATGTAATGTACAGCAAGCTGTTCCATTTTTTTGGGTAAAGAACATAGACGCCTCGCTGAATTTCTATATCGGCGGGCTTGGCTTTGAACTTAAAAACAAATGGGAGCCAAGCGGACGTATTGAATGGTGCTGGCTGCAGTTGGGCAAAGCTTCAATAATGCTGCAGCAACATTTGAATGAAGGCCCCAATGCAGTTATTTTTCTTGATAATAAAAAGGGTGTCGGCATTTCCATTAATTTTACTTGTAAGGATGCTATCAAATTGTATCACAAATTTCAGGAAAATGGTGTTGAAGTAAGCGAACCCATGGTGGGTAATGGCTTATGGGAGATATTGGTTACCGACCCGGATGGATACCGCTTGTTTTTTGAAAGTGAAACAAATGTGCCCGAAGAAACCAAATATTCTGATTGGTTAAATAGTGAAGCTTCAAAAAAATAG
- a CDS encoding DUF5684 domain-containing protein produces the protein MENYGSDAGPSAMFAAFFLAFLIPILIVYVITAIGMWKTFEKAGKPGWAALIPIYNTIIILEIVGKPIWWIFLILFPCTSFIFAIWALNLLSKSFGQSEGFTVGLVLLPYVFIPVLGFGSYKYLGPSAKEAGGLMSPTNPFNTSDYKDPFGNPPSPQA, from the coding sequence ATGGAAAATTATGGTTCTGACGCGGGTCCATCCGCTATGTTTGCAGCATTCTTTCTTGCTTTTTTAATTCCTATTTTAATTGTCTATGTAATTACAGCCATAGGTATGTGGAAGACCTTTGAAAAAGCTGGTAAACCCGGGTGGGCAGCGCTGATACCGATTTATAACACTATTATTATTCTTGAAATAGTTGGAAAACCAATATGGTGGATCTTCTTAATATTATTCCCCTGTACCAGCTTTATCTTTGCAATTTGGGCGCTAAACTTATTGAGTAAAAGTTTTGGACAGAGTGAGGGATTTACCGTCGGATTGGTATTGCTCCCGTATGTTTTTATTCCTGTACTTGGATTTGGAAGTTATAAGTATTTGGGGCCATCTGCAAAGGAAGCCGGTGGTTTGATGTCACCAACAAATCCGTTTAACACATCAGATTATAAAGATCCCTTTGGCAATCCTCCATCGCCGCAGGCTTAA
- a CDS encoding L-serine ammonia-lyase, with the protein MVREQISVFDIFKIGIGPSSSHTLGPWRAAQQFVQSLEQKDVLQLVEQVKILLYGSLAKTGHGHGTDIAILLGLSGDDPVTFEVDQVGPKTEHIKNSRLLSLAGKKIIEFDFNGDLLFLYNESLPFHPNAVTFQAFLSNGNAISETYYSIGGGFVVKDGAEGLQKAEVDLPFPIDTANNLLHWCMKTGLKISEVVMENELAWRSEQETLQGLYLIFKELKECIYRGCHTRGTLPGGLNVARRAASLNKRLIGNHTYNNFDEWILAIRATGNSFQNTLDWVSCFALAVNEENASFGRVVTAPTNGAAGVIPAVLAYYIVFCDGYKNERIVQFLLTASEVGSIFKKGATISAAMGGCQAEIGVSSAMAAAALTECLGGTQRQVLMAAEIAMEHHLGLTCDPIGGLVQVPCIERNTMGAIKAITASQLALQTNPDNAKVSLDAVVRTMWQTALDMNSKYKETSDGGLAINIPISLPEC; encoded by the coding sequence ATGGTAAGGGAGCAAATTTCAGTATTCGATATTTTTAAAATAGGGATAGGGCCCTCAAGTTCACATACACTTGGCCCGTGGCGGGCAGCACAGCAGTTTGTGCAGTCGCTTGAGCAAAAGGATGTATTGCAGCTGGTTGAGCAGGTGAAGATTTTACTTTACGGATCATTGGCTAAAACAGGCCATGGCCACGGCACCGATATAGCCATTTTGTTAGGTTTAAGCGGCGATGACCCCGTTACTTTTGAGGTTGATCAGGTTGGGCCTAAAACAGAGCATATCAAAAATTCGCGATTGCTTAGTCTCGCAGGAAAAAAAATCATTGAGTTTGACTTTAATGGAGATCTGCTGTTTTTGTATAATGAAAGCTTGCCTTTTCACCCCAATGCCGTAACGTTTCAGGCGTTTTTAAGTAATGGAAATGCTATATCTGAAACCTATTATTCTATAGGTGGGGGGTTTGTGGTTAAGGATGGGGCCGAAGGGCTGCAAAAAGCAGAGGTTGATTTGCCTTTTCCAATTGATACTGCCAATAATTTGCTGCACTGGTGCATGAAAACCGGGCTTAAGATCTCTGAAGTAGTGATGGAGAATGAGCTGGCCTGGCGCAGCGAACAGGAAACCTTGCAGGGTTTATACCTTATTTTTAAGGAATTGAAGGAGTGTATTTACCGGGGATGCCATACTCGGGGCACCCTGCCGGGCGGGCTAAATGTTGCCCGGCGTGCGGCCAGCCTTAATAAGCGGCTTATTGGCAATCATACCTATAATAATTTTGATGAATGGATACTGGCCATCAGGGCTACGGGCAATAGCTTTCAAAATACGCTGGATTGGGTGAGCTGCTTTGCGTTGGCGGTTAACGAAGAGAATGCCTCTTTCGGGCGGGTTGTTACAGCGCCTACCAACGGAGCAGCAGGTGTTATACCTGCGGTTTTGGCATACTATATTGTTTTTTGTGATGGCTATAAAAATGAACGCATAGTTCAGTTTTTACTTACGGCGTCTGAGGTAGGCAGTATATTTAAAAAAGGGGCCACCATATCGGCGGCTATGGGCGGCTGCCAGGCTGAGATCGGCGTTTCATCGGCAATGGCTGCCGCGGCGCTTACAGAATGTTTGGGCGGTACGCAACGGCAGGTATTAATGGCTGCGGAGATAGCGATGGAACATCATCTGGGCCTAACCTGCGACCCAATTGGCGGACTGGTGCAGGTTCCCTGCATTGAGCGTAATACAATGGGCGCTATTAAGGCCATCACGGCATCGCAACTGGCACTGCAAACCAACCCGGACAACGCGAAGGTAAGCCTTGATGCCGTGGTTAGAACCATGTGGCAAACTGCGCTGGATATGAATTCAAAATACAAGGAAACCTCAGATGGCGGACTGGCTATCAATATCCCCATTAGTTTGCCGGAGTGTTAA
- a CDS encoding DUF4129 domain-containing protein produces the protein MLRLPVVFCTLFFVLSLWGISFAAPKKIPLKILPDSSKVTVKKFDTKALDKLSADKDFDYKGEGVGKPSLWALFWRWLWDAITRLFNRIPFGGQFLEYLVLGISAAFLVYVIFKSLGIDLSRGWRGDAAKANLSYSESLENIHEINFDADIEKAIAQNNYRLAVRLLYLRCLKQLNDKKLIQWQIDKTNTTYLYELTDPQQKQVFGLLTRQFEYVWYGNFAINKQAFASIDLLFQNFKKQLP, from the coding sequence ATGTTAAGGTTACCCGTTGTTTTTTGCACCCTGTTTTTTGTGCTGTCCTTATGGGGCATCTCTTTTGCGGCGCCTAAAAAAATCCCGTTAAAAATACTGCCTGATAGTTCAAAAGTTACAGTTAAGAAATTTGATACTAAAGCTTTAGATAAATTAAGCGCAGACAAAGACTTTGACTATAAAGGAGAAGGCGTAGGCAAACCTTCGTTATGGGCCCTGTTTTGGCGGTGGCTTTGGGATGCAATAACCCGGCTGTTTAACCGTATTCCGTTTGGCGGCCAGTTCCTTGAGTACCTGGTATTAGGTATTTCGGCGGCCTTTTTGGTGTATGTAATATTTAAATCCCTGGGAATTGATCTTTCGCGCGGTTGGCGGGGCGACGCGGCAAAGGCTAATTTATCTTATAGCGAATCGCTTGAAAATATTCACGAAATAAATTTTGACGCTGATATTGAAAAAGCCATTGCACAAAATAATTACAGGCTTGCTGTAAGGTTGCTTTATTTAAGATGCTTAAAACAGCTCAATGATAAAAAATTAATACAATGGCAAATTGACAAAACCAACACGACTTATCTTTACGAGTTAACTGATCCTCAGCAAAAACAGGTATTTGGCTTACTTACCCGGCAGTTTGAATATGTTTGGTACGGCAACTTTGCAATCAACAAACAGGCATTTGCCAGCATCGACCTACTTTTTCAGAACTTTAAAAAACAACTGCCATGA
- the lipB gene encoding lipoyl(octanoyl) transferase LipB, whose product MKNKQVIFKDWGLIDYKEAWDKQESLFAETVNLKIQIRNREVAAGVDDEEEIITPNYLVFCEHPHVYTLGKSGKPEHLLLDEQGLKDKNAVYYPINRGGDITYHGPGQIVSYPILDLDNFFTDIHLYLRTLEEAVILTLADYSLTAGRHPGYTGVWFDADNERARKICALGVRCSRWVTMHGLAFNVNPNLDYFKNIVPCGIDDKDVTSMQRELGREVDINEVKEILTHHISVLFNMEMML is encoded by the coding sequence ATGAAAAACAAACAGGTAATTTTTAAGGACTGGGGGCTGATTGACTATAAAGAAGCCTGGGATAAACAGGAATCCCTGTTTGCTGAAACGGTTAATCTTAAAATTCAGATCCGCAACCGTGAAGTAGCAGCAGGCGTTGATGACGAGGAAGAAATAATTACGCCGAACTACCTGGTTTTTTGCGAACATCCGCACGTTTACACCTTAGGTAAAAGTGGGAAACCCGAACATTTGCTGTTGGACGAACAGGGATTAAAAGATAAAAACGCGGTTTATTATCCTATTAACCGCGGCGGCGACATCACCTATCACGGACCTGGACAAATAGTATCATACCCTATTCTTGACCTGGATAACTTTTTTACCGACATCCATTTATACCTGCGCACCCTTGAAGAGGCCGTTATATTAACCCTTGCTGATTATAGCTTAACCGCGGGCCGGCACCCGGGTTACACCGGTGTTTGGTTTGATGCTGACAATGAGCGCGCACGAAAAATCTGCGCTTTGGGCGTTCGTTGCAGCCGCTGGGTAACCATGCATGGCCTGGCTTTTAATGTAAATCCCAACCTCGATTATTTTAAAAACATAGTACCCTGCGGCATAGATGATAAAGACGTTACCAGTATGCAGCGCGAATTGGGGCGTGAGGTAGATATTAATGAAGTAAAAGAAATCTTAACACATCATATTTCCGTATTGTTCAATATGGAGATGATGTTATGA
- a CDS encoding stage II sporulation protein M has protein sequence MREALFIKQNTQKWKDYENAKSISPDELAASFISITDDLAYAKTFYPKSNTTKYLNGLAAAFHQSIYKNKKEKTSRFITFWKYELPLVFYKHRKPLLYSFLFFTVFSLMGALSARYDNTFVRLIMGDDYVNMTNQNIAKGDPFGVYKQGGSFLMFVMIALNNIKVELYTFVMGIFLSVGSVYQLMQNGVMMGSFQYYFFSKGLGWQSILVIWLHGTLEISAIIIAGGAGLILGNSLLFPKTYKRIISLKNGAKDGLKIAIGIIPIFITAAFFEGFVTRHTEMPVWQSLLILTCSLTFIIWYVILYPANLNRKLNHNNLLVNETTY, from the coding sequence ATGCGCGAAGCCTTGTTTATAAAACAAAACACGCAAAAGTGGAAAGATTACGAAAACGCGAAGTCGATAAGCCCTGACGAGCTTGCAGCATCGTTTATCAGCATAACCGACGACCTGGCTTACGCCAAAACCTTTTATCCTAAATCAAATACCACAAAATATTTGAACGGTCTTGCAGCTGCTTTTCATCAGTCCATTTATAAAAATAAAAAAGAAAAAACCAGTCGATTTATAACCTTCTGGAAATATGAGTTACCCCTGGTGTTTTATAAACACCGCAAGCCGCTCCTCTATTCTTTTTTATTTTTTACCGTTTTCAGCCTTATGGGGGCATTGTCTGCCCGGTATGATAATACTTTTGTGCGGCTTATAATGGGTGATGATTATGTGAACATGACGAACCAAAATATTGCAAAAGGCGATCCGTTTGGGGTTTATAAGCAAGGCGGATCATTTTTGATGTTCGTAATGATAGCCCTCAACAATATTAAGGTGGAGCTTTACACTTTTGTAATGGGTATTTTTTTGTCAGTAGGCAGCGTTTACCAGTTGATGCAAAACGGGGTTATGATGGGATCATTCCAATATTATTTCTTTAGCAAAGGATTAGGGTGGCAATCCATATTGGTAATATGGCTGCACGGCACGCTCGAAATATCCGCCATCATAATTGCCGGTGGCGCGGGCTTGATATTAGGCAACAGCCTGCTTTTTCCTAAAACTTATAAAAGGATAATATCGTTAAAGAACGGTGCGAAAGACGGGTTAAAAATAGCCATTGGCATAATCCCTATATTTATTACGGCAGCATTTTTTGAAGGGTTTGTAACACGCCATACGGAAATGCCGGTTTGGCAAAGCCTTTTAATTCTTACTTGCTCCCTTACCTTTATTATCTGGTATGTAATTTTATATCCAGCAAACCTTAACCGGAAACTAAATCACAATAACTTACTTGTTAATGAAACAACCTATTGA
- a CDS encoding SGNH/GDSL hydrolase family protein, which translates to MKVLQIILIAITTLAGCTKKAAVSAPVAAIDTTTTKPMTTPATYLALGDSYTIGQSVPQAESFPYQLVNLLNSFMLDVQPPDIIAITGWTTDDLINAISRSTFKDKQYDFVTLLIGVNDQYQNQSKDNYRTKFAQVLQTAIKFAKGDSSRVFVLSIPDWGVTPFAGGRDSIIGPDIDQFNAINREETAKAHVKNYIDITAISRLAAADLSLIAPDGLHPSGKMYLQWVQALEPSVKARLGEK; encoded by the coding sequence ATGAAAGTATTACAAATAATTTTGATTGCGATAACCACACTGGCGGGCTGCACCAAAAAAGCAGCAGTTTCAGCCCCGGTTGCTGCAATTGATACCACAACAACAAAACCTATGACAACTCCTGCCACCTATCTTGCCCTGGGCGATTCATATACCATTGGCCAGTCTGTGCCACAGGCAGAATCATTCCCCTACCAGCTTGTCAACTTGTTAAATTCATTTATGCTTGATGTGCAGCCGCCCGACATTATTGCTATTACGGGCTGGACCACCGATGACTTGATAAACGCAATTTCCCGCAGCACCTTTAAAGATAAACAGTACGACTTTGTTACGCTGCTTATTGGGGTTAATGATCAGTACCAGAATCAGAGTAAAGACAATTACCGCACAAAATTTGCACAGGTTTTGCAAACAGCAATCAAGTTTGCAAAAGGAGATAGCAGCAGGGTTTTTGTGCTTTCTATACCCGATTGGGGTGTTACGCCTTTTGCCGGCGGCAGAGACAGTATAATAGGCCCGGATATTGACCAGTTTAATGCCATTAACCGCGAAGAAACTGCTAAAGCACACGTAAAGAATTATATAGATATAACAGCCATCTCAAGGCTGGCAGCTGCGGACCTTTCGTTGATTGCACCGGACGGCCTGCACCCTTCAGGTAAAATGTATTTGCAATGGGTACAAGCGCTGGAACCTTCCGTAAAAGCAAGGCTGGGGGAGAAATAA
- a CDS encoding aminotransferase class V-fold PLP-dependent enzyme, which translates to MTNDRRVFLKQAATLAGAFSVNSLFNQAHAAEWQKASQKINHLTPAQAAQDEDYWSVIQRSFTVNPSIINLNNGGVSPSPLVVQQAVERYNQLANEGPSYFMWRILDQGREPLREKLAGLAGVNPEEIAINRNATEALNTIILGLDLKKGDEVVGTKFDYPHMVQAYKQRAMRDGIVYTQVSLNLPSENDDELVKAYESAITSKTKLLHITHVINWVGQIMPVRKICDMAHAKGIEVIVDGAHSFGLLDFKIPDLGCDYFGTSLHKFLSAPIGSGMMWIKKEKIEKVWPLPSSGEPHSKDIRKFEELGTRSFPIEQGIGEAINFHEGIGSKRKEERIRYLKNYWASKVQQIPKVKLYTSLNPKYSCAICGVGIDGMTPAELDTALFNNYKIHIVGINIENISCVRVTPHVYTSLHDLDKFVKAIEEIAAKGKTSGSK; encoded by the coding sequence ATGACAAACGACCGCCGCGTATTCCTCAAACAAGCAGCAACCCTTGCCGGTGCTTTTTCTGTAAATAGTCTTTTTAACCAGGCGCATGCCGCCGAATGGCAAAAGGCTTCACAAAAAATCAACCACCTTACCCCGGCGCAAGCCGCGCAGGATGAGGATTACTGGAGTGTTATTCAACGGTCGTTTACCGTAAATCCAAGTATTATCAACCTTAATAACGGAGGTGTTTCGCCTTCGCCGCTGGTTGTACAGCAGGCCGTGGAGCGCTATAACCAGCTGGCCAACGAAGGGCCTTCGTATTTTATGTGGCGCATTCTTGACCAGGGGCGCGAGCCGCTCCGCGAGAAACTTGCCGGCTTAGCCGGCGTAAACCCCGAAGAAATTGCTATCAACCGTAACGCCACTGAGGCATTAAATACCATTATATTAGGTTTAGACTTGAAGAAGGGTGATGAAGTTGTGGGCACCAAGTTTGATTACCCTCACATGGTACAGGCGTATAAGCAGCGGGCTATGCGTGATGGCATAGTTTACACCCAGGTGAGCCTTAATTTACCTTCTGAAAATGATGACGAGCTGGTTAAGGCTTATGAAAGTGCCATTACCTCAAAAACTAAACTACTGCACATTACTCACGTAATAAATTGGGTTGGGCAAATAATGCCTGTGAGAAAAATCTGCGATATGGCGCACGCCAAAGGTATTGAGGTTATAGTTGACGGGGCACATTCCTTCGGTCTGCTTGATTTTAAGATCCCGGACCTTGGCTGTGATTATTTTGGTACCAGCCTGCATAAGTTTCTTTCGGCACCCATAGGCAGCGGGATGATGTGGATTAAAAAGGAAAAGATAGAGAAAGTATGGCCGTTGCCCAGCAGCGGCGAACCGCATAGTAAGGACATCAGAAAGTTTGAAGAACTGGGTACCCGCAGTTTCCCGATAGAGCAGGGGATAGGAGAGGCTATCAATTTTCATGAGGGAATTGGCAGCAAAAGAAAAGAAGAGCGCATCCGCTATCTTAAAAACTACTGGGCCTCAAAGGTACAGCAGATCCCTAAAGTTAAACTGTACACCTCATTAAACCCGAAATACTCCTGCGCCATTTGTGGGGTCGGTATTGATGGTATGACACCTGCTGAATTAGATACGGCGCTGTTCAATAATTATAAAATCCATATCGTGGGGATAAATATTGAAAACATCAGTTGCGTACGCGTTACGCCGCATGTTTATACCTCCCTGCACGATCTTGACAAATTTGTGAAGGCAATTGAAGAGATTGCAGCAAAAGGTAAAACCAGTGGAAGTAAATGA
- a CDS encoding DUF2752 domain-containing protein produces MLQNLTAIQIFCSRLVFTKWLQNHLLPCPFKYLTGIDCPGCGFQRSLIALMQGNFQKSIMLYPAAIPLLLFFLYGIADKFCGLDNSKNIVKKTLFILVGSIILVSYGIKIWNLYGHYSASA; encoded by the coding sequence ATGTTGCAAAACTTAACTGCTATACAAATATTTTGCAGCCGGTTAGTTTTTACTAAGTGGCTGCAAAATCATTTACTGCCCTGTCCATTTAAATATCTAACAGGGATTGATTGTCCCGGCTGCGGCTTCCAGCGTTCATTAATTGCGCTGATGCAGGGTAACTTTCAAAAAAGCATCATGTTATATCCAGCCGCTATACCCTTGTTACTATTTTTTCTTTACGGCATAGCCGACAAATTCTGCGGACTGGACAACTCAAAGAACATTGTAAAAAAAACTCTTTTTATACTCGTCGGCAGCATAATACTGGTAAGCTATGGAATCAAAATCTGGAATTTGTACGGTCATTATAGCGCATCTGCCTGA
- a CDS encoding DUF4350 domain-containing protein, which produces MRSLKIYLIIGTILLIIYLVAKVNQPKAVDWTETLSSKDKIPYGTYILANRLNDIFPGARISTYRQPVYNVIAEDSIKQASYLIICPGVDFSQPDYSQLIKYLKEGNDVFISAEYFGKLFEKKLSIETKTFYNLVSKRQQVRYLSPNLEAHKPLSIDKDVATSYFSKFDTLHAVVLSENADHKANFIKYVFGKGNLYLCANPKLFSNYSLLKPDGALYAATALSFIKGTRQIILDEYYTQGDRGDDTPMRLFLSIPTLQWAYYIALFSLLVFVLYEIKRRQRIIPVIEPLSNATLDFVTVVGHVYYEQRDNADIAQKKILYLLTWLRDEHQIKTAIAHEKFKEKITNKLGLEPMFANELVNYLKYITVQEKVNDRELIELNKLIEKFYKQAR; this is translated from the coding sequence ATGAGAAGCCTGAAAATTTACCTGATTATTGGTACTATTTTATTGATCATTTACCTAGTTGCCAAAGTTAATCAGCCCAAGGCAGTTGACTGGACGGAAACGCTAAGCAGCAAGGATAAGATCCCCTACGGAACCTATATATTGGCCAACAGGCTGAACGATATTTTTCCGGGGGCGCGCATCAGTACTTACCGGCAGCCTGTTTACAACGTAATTGCCGAAGATTCAATTAAACAAGCGAGCTACCTGATTATCTGTCCCGGCGTTGACTTTTCGCAGCCCGACTATTCACAGCTGATAAAATATTTAAAAGAAGGTAATGACGTTTTTATATCGGCTGAATATTTTGGCAAACTATTTGAAAAAAAACTGAGCATCGAAACTAAAACCTTTTATAACCTGGTTTCAAAAAGGCAGCAGGTCAGGTACCTCAGCCCCAACCTGGAGGCGCATAAACCATTGAGCATTGATAAAGATGTAGCTACTTCCTACTTTTCAAAGTTTGACACCCTGCATGCAGTTGTTTTAAGCGAAAATGCAGACCATAAAGCCAATTTTATTAAATATGTATTTGGTAAGGGTAATTTATATCTGTGTGCCAACCCCAAATTGTTCAGCAATTATAGCCTGCTAAAGCCCGACGGTGCCCTTTATGCTGCAACTGCTTTATCCTTTATAAAAGGCACCAGGCAAATAATTTTGGACGAATATTATACACAGGGCGACAGAGGCGACGACACGCCTATGCGCCTGTTTTTAAGCATCCCGACTTTACAATGGGCTTATTATATAGCATTGTTCAGCCTTTTGGTATTTGTGCTTTATGAAATTAAACGCAGGCAGCGCATTATTCCTGTAATTGAACCGCTCAGTAATGCTACATTAGATTTTGTGACGGTTGTGGGCCACGTGTATTACGAGCAACGCGACAATGCCGACATTGCACAGAAAAAAATCCTGTACCTTTTAACATGGCTGCGTGATGAACACCAAATAAAGACCGCTATAGCCCATGAAAAATTTAAAGAAAAGATCACCAATAAACTCGGCCTCGAGCCTATGTTTGCTAACGAACTGGTAAATTATTTGAAATATATAACCGTACAGGAAAAAGTGAACGACCGCGAACTGATTGAATTAAATAAACTAATAGAGAAATTTTATAAACAAGCCAGGTAA
- a CDS encoding RDD family protein — METITVHTAQNIDIDYEVGGLGERILGLLIDYAIFIPFTILGAISSSYIGSGAGVYFIVLGVIFVFYDLLCETFFNGQSFGKRVMKIRVISLDGARPKFSQYLLRWLFRLVDFGITGGLAALITAALSENGQRIGDMVAGTVLVRTVPRTKMDNLVFKNVDSGYEPVFAQAGQLSDNDISLIHEVIQNFFKTGNSTIVYTLAEKVKAHLAVTVPAQMNNLLFLQTVVKDYSHLTAQADAL; from the coding sequence ATGGAAACAATTACAGTACATACCGCTCAGAATATTGACATAGACTATGAAGTTGGCGGCTTAGGCGAACGGATTTTAGGTTTGCTGATAGACTATGCGATTTTTATTCCCTTTACAATTTTGGGCGCTATTTCTTCATCGTACATTGGTAGCGGTGCCGGAGTTTACTTTATTGTTTTAGGAGTGATATTTGTGTTTTACGACCTGCTTTGTGAAACTTTTTTTAACGGGCAAAGCTTTGGCAAACGGGTAATGAAGATAAGGGTGATCAGCCTGGACGGTGCCAGGCCCAAATTTAGCCAGTATTTACTGCGCTGGTTGTTCAGGTTAGTGGATTTTGGTATCACCGGTGGCCTGGCCGCACTTATTACAGCAGCATTGAGCGAAAACGGGCAGCGCATAGGCGATATGGTTGCCGGAACGGTACTGGTACGGACCGTGCCCCGTACAAAAATGGACAACCTGGTTTTTAAAAATGTTGACAGTGGCTATGAACCCGTGTTTGCCCAGGCAGGCCAGCTAAGTGATAATGACATTAGCTTAATTCATGAGGTGATCCAGAATTTCTTCAAAACCGGTAATAGCACCATTGTTTATACACTTGCCGAAAAAGTGAAGGCGCATTTGGCGGTAACTGTTCCGGCTCAAATGAATAACCTGTTGTTTTTGCAAACGGTCGTAAAAGACTATAGCCACCTCACCGCTCAGGCAGATGCGCTATAA